The following proteins are encoded in a genomic region of Bradyrhizobium sp. SK17:
- a CDS encoding ABC transporter substrate-binding protein produces MKLLLAAAAASLALAASGTAANAQISDDVVKIGVLTDMSSLYADATGKGSVAAVEMAVADYGGKVKGKPVQVVAADHQNKPDVGVSIARNWYDNEKVDAILDVPTSSVALPISALTREKNKININSGGGSSDITGPACSPNTVHWTYDTYALSNVAGKAMVKRGEDTWFFVTADYAFGMALQRDAANVVKESGGKVLGEVRHPLNSSDFSSFLLQAQASKAKVVALANAGGDTTNALKQASEFGLTQGGQKMIALLMEITDTHALGLKATQGLIVTDAFYWDMNDETRAFSKRFNEKVGHMPTMIQAGLYSATMHYLKAIEAIGSDEAPKVMEQMRKTPINDFFAKNGHIRIDGRMVHDMYLFETKKPEESKNEWDLYKLIATVPGDEAFRPLDKGGCPLVK; encoded by the coding sequence ATGAAACTGCTCTTGGCCGCAGCCGCGGCCAGCCTCGCGCTTGCGGCCTCCGGCACCGCAGCCAACGCCCAGATCTCCGACGACGTCGTCAAGATCGGCGTGCTCACCGATATGTCGAGCCTCTATGCGGACGCCACCGGCAAGGGTTCGGTCGCCGCCGTCGAGATGGCGGTCGCCGATTACGGCGGCAAGGTGAAGGGCAAGCCGGTGCAGGTGGTCGCGGCCGATCACCAGAACAAGCCTGACGTCGGCGTCAGCATCGCGCGCAACTGGTACGACAACGAGAAGGTCGATGCGATCCTCGACGTGCCGACATCCTCGGTGGCGCTGCCGATCTCGGCGCTGACGCGCGAGAAGAACAAGATCAACATCAACTCCGGCGGCGGCTCTTCCGACATCACCGGCCCGGCCTGCTCGCCCAACACGGTGCACTGGACTTACGACACCTATGCGCTGTCGAACGTCGCCGGCAAGGCGATGGTGAAGCGCGGCGAGGACACCTGGTTCTTCGTCACCGCCGATTACGCCTTCGGCATGGCGCTGCAACGCGACGCCGCCAACGTCGTCAAGGAAAGCGGCGGCAAGGTGCTCGGCGAGGTCCGGCATCCCCTGAACTCGTCGGACTTCTCGTCCTTCCTGCTACAGGCCCAGGCCTCCAAGGCCAAGGTCGTGGCGCTGGCCAATGCCGGTGGCGACACCACCAACGCCCTGAAACAGGCCTCCGAATTCGGCCTGACCCAGGGCGGGCAGAAGATGATCGCGCTGCTGATGGAAATCACCGACACCCACGCGCTGGGCCTGAAGGCAACGCAGGGCCTGATCGTCACCGACGCCTTCTACTGGGACATGAACGACGAGACCCGCGCCTTCTCGAAGCGCTTCAACGAGAAGGTGGGCCACATGCCGACCATGATCCAGGCCGGGCTCTATTCGGCGACCATGCATTACCTCAAGGCGATCGAGGCGATCGGCAGCGACGAAGCGCCGAAGGTGATGGAGCAGATGCGCAAGACGCCGATCAACGACTTCTTCGCCAAGAACGGCCATATCCGGATCGACGGCCGCATGGTGCACGACATGTATCTGTTCGAGACCAAGAAGCCCGAGGAATCCAAGAACGAGTGGGATCTCTACAAGCTGATCGCCACCGTGCCCGGCGACGAGGCGTTCCGCCCGCTCGACAAGGGCGGCTGTCCACTGGTGAAGTGA
- a CDS encoding HlyD family secretion protein: protein MDVSPSGNESHSPPTPATAPQRETAHPATRVPAIVVGLVAAVIIALSVYYLLRPEPLLVQGEVDATRLDIAARVDGRVKDIPVERGQNVASGAVLVRIDNPETLAKQDQMRAAKAVADAQLANVLVGTRVETIAARKAEMERAQAAQVLAQKTFDRAKTLTEQGNAPQARLDQTTDALHEAERGLDQAKSAYEQAVNGYTKEERAIAKANVEKAEADIQSVQSVIDQLAVYAPVAAQVYQRNVEPGEFVSPGVPLVTLINLADLWIHFDLREDLVKGLKVGDKFDVRIPALDDRHVTVEVKLIATKGEYASWRATRATGDFDLRTFSIRAYPVQPVPELRPGMSAYLDWKTRQ, encoded by the coding sequence ATGGACGTGTCGCCTTCCGGTAACGAGAGCCACAGCCCGCCCACACCGGCCACTGCACCACAACGGGAGACCGCGCACCCGGCCACGCGGGTGCCGGCCATCGTCGTCGGCCTCGTCGCAGCCGTCATCATTGCGCTGTCGGTCTATTATCTGCTGCGGCCGGAGCCGCTGCTGGTGCAGGGCGAGGTCGATGCGACCCGGCTCGACATCGCGGCGCGCGTCGACGGACGGGTCAAGGACATCCCGGTCGAACGCGGCCAGAACGTGGCCTCAGGCGCCGTGCTGGTGCGCATCGACAATCCGGAGACGCTCGCAAAACAGGACCAGATGCGGGCCGCCAAGGCCGTCGCCGATGCACAGCTTGCCAATGTGCTGGTCGGAACGCGGGTCGAAACCATCGCCGCGCGCAAGGCGGAGATGGAGCGCGCGCAAGCAGCGCAGGTGCTGGCGCAGAAGACCTTCGACCGCGCCAAGACATTGACCGAGCAAGGCAACGCGCCGCAGGCCCGGCTCGACCAGACCACCGATGCGCTGCACGAGGCCGAGCGCGGGCTCGACCAGGCCAAATCGGCCTATGAGCAGGCGGTCAACGGCTACACCAAGGAAGAACGTGCGATCGCGAAGGCAAACGTCGAGAAGGCCGAAGCGGACATTCAGAGCGTCCAGTCGGTGATCGATCAGCTCGCGGTCTACGCACCGGTCGCCGCGCAGGTCTACCAGCGCAATGTCGAGCCGGGTGAGTTCGTCTCGCCGGGCGTGCCGCTGGTGACGCTGATCAATCTGGCCGATCTGTGGATCCACTTCGATCTGCGTGAGGATCTGGTCAAGGGCCTCAAGGTCGGCGACAAATTCGACGTCCGGATTCCGGCGCTCGACGATCGCCATGTCACGGTCGAGGTCAAGCTGATCGCGACCAAGGGCGAATATGCGAGCTGGCGGGCGACCCGCGCCACCGGCGATTTCGATCTGCGGACATTCTCGATCCGCGCCTATCCGGTTCAGCCGGTGCCCGAGCTGCGGCCGGGAATGAGCGCCTATCTCGACTGGAAGACGCGCCAATGA
- a CDS encoding ABC transporter permease — protein MRLASKPGFWLVAQRECAWLLRDRVALLLIFGVPLFAFVVLTAVFSQPVIRGLGVTIVDADKSDTSRALTQHVAASPSLRIVDDSGSLSTAVQDIRSGKAISAIFIPPNFERDLKADRRPQVVGFYNQQFLTAAGIASSGLNDALSAAAAAAAPANRAAPAPASMGTLSAETIALVNPQKNYAQFLLRALLPTIIHVVITLAAGYSVGSEFRRRDARAWLESAGGDPVAALAGKLAPLFVIFALIMLAQTLVLEGVLQIPFKGDALLMIAAGSLLIIAYLSLGALLQLLVRDLATGLGLAGLIASPAFGYAGVGFPTIGMNTFAQLWSAILPLRWYMAVLMGQAARGLPASESAMPFAALAGLTLLFAALAWLRMASLTRSGWFVAPRPAEPVVVEPAPRGVGGAFVAEWRRVLGTRSALSLLFVAPLVYGIYYPQPYLNQILRKLPIAVVDNDLSDLSRQVVETLDASGTLSVTVRARTLAEARTAIDRGNAFAAVQIPPGTERDVLKGLTAHIPVYADATYLFIFRSTASAVATAIGTLTAELVSRGARSDGSLVKAKLASISPANVLLQPIFNPVGGYASYIVPAAFILILQQTLLIGAAMLTGTALANTGNAFAGVFGRGVAHLTIYLPTLALYLIVLPRIYGFSTLGHLPQIFALATVFLLATSFLGQAIGAWFTRPENATILLLATSLPQFFTAGFAWPREAIPDAATALGRLFPADSAIDGLVRINQLGASIWEVSHDWARLWCLAVGYFVLAVLSALVFKRGQQHAQR, from the coding sequence ATGAGGCTGGCCTCGAAGCCCGGCTTTTGGCTGGTCGCGCAGCGCGAGTGCGCGTGGCTGCTGCGCGATCGCGTCGCGCTGCTGCTGATCTTCGGCGTGCCGCTGTTCGCCTTCGTGGTGCTCACGGCCGTGTTCAGCCAACCGGTGATCCGCGGCCTCGGCGTCACCATCGTCGACGCCGACAAATCGGATACTTCGCGCGCGCTGACCCAGCATGTCGCGGCGTCGCCGAGCCTGCGGATCGTCGATGATTCCGGTTCGCTGTCGACCGCCGTGCAGGACATCCGCTCCGGCAAAGCGATCTCGGCGATCTTCATCCCGCCGAATTTCGAACGCGACCTGAAGGCGGATCGCCGCCCGCAGGTCGTCGGCTTCTACAACCAGCAATTCCTCACCGCGGCCGGCATCGCCTCGTCCGGCCTGAACGATGCCCTGTCGGCTGCTGCGGCCGCCGCCGCGCCCGCCAACCGCGCCGCGCCTGCCCCGGCGTCGATGGGAACGCTCAGCGCCGAGACCATCGCACTGGTCAATCCGCAGAAGAACTACGCCCAGTTCCTGCTGCGTGCACTGCTGCCGACCATCATCCACGTGGTGATCACGCTTGCCGCCGGTTACTCCGTCGGCTCCGAATTCCGCCGCCGCGACGCGCGGGCCTGGCTCGAAAGCGCAGGCGGCGATCCGGTCGCAGCCCTCGCCGGCAAGCTGGCGCCGCTGTTCGTGATCTTCGCCCTGATCATGCTGGCACAGACGCTGGTGCTGGAGGGCGTGCTGCAAATCCCCTTCAAGGGCGACGCGCTCCTGATGATCGCCGCGGGATCGCTGCTCATCATCGCCTATCTCTCGCTCGGCGCGCTGTTGCAGCTCTTGGTCCGCGACCTCGCGACCGGGCTCGGACTTGCCGGCCTGATCGCCTCGCCCGCCTTCGGCTATGCCGGTGTCGGCTTTCCGACCATCGGCATGAACACCTTCGCGCAGCTCTGGAGCGCGATCCTGCCGCTGCGCTGGTACATGGCGGTGCTGATGGGACAGGCCGCGCGTGGATTGCCCGCCTCGGAATCGGCGATGCCGTTCGCGGCGCTCGCGGGTCTCACGTTGCTGTTCGCCGCGCTGGCGTGGCTGCGCATGGCGAGCCTGACGCGCAGCGGCTGGTTTGTGGCGCCGCGGCCGGCCGAACCGGTCGTCGTCGAACCGGCACCGCGCGGCGTCGGCGGCGCGTTCGTTGCGGAGTGGCGGCGGGTGCTCGGAACGCGCAGTGCCTTGAGCCTGCTATTCGTCGCGCCGCTGGTCTACGGCATCTATTATCCGCAGCCCTATCTGAACCAGATCCTCCGCAAGCTCCCCATTGCCGTCGTCGACAATGATCTCAGCGATCTCTCCCGCCAGGTCGTCGAGACGCTGGATGCCAGCGGCACGTTGAGCGTGACGGTCCGCGCCCGCACGCTTGCCGAGGCACGCACCGCGATCGATCGCGGCAATGCGTTTGCCGCCGTGCAGATCCCGCCCGGCACCGAGCGCGACGTGCTCAAGGGCCTGACCGCGCACATCCCGGTCTATGCCGACGCCACCTATCTGTTCATCTTCAGGTCCACCGCGAGCGCCGTCGCCACCGCGATCGGCACGCTGACAGCCGAGCTGGTGTCGCGCGGCGCCCGCTCCGACGGAAGCCTCGTCAAGGCAAAGCTGGCGAGCATCAGCCCGGCCAACGTGCTGCTGCAACCGATCTTCAACCCGGTGGGCGGCTATGCCAGCTACATCGTCCCGGCGGCCTTCATCCTGATCCTGCAACAGACGCTGCTGATCGGAGCGGCAATGCTGACCGGCACTGCGCTGGCGAACACCGGGAATGCCTTTGCCGGTGTGTTCGGGCGCGGCGTCGCCCATCTGACCATCTATCTGCCGACACTGGCGCTTTATCTGATCGTGCTGCCGCGGATCTACGGTTTCTCGACGCTCGGGCATCTGCCGCAGATCTTCGCGCTGGCGACAGTATTCCTACTGGCGACGAGCTTCCTGGGACAGGCGATCGGCGCCTGGTTCACGCGGCCGGAAAACGCCACCATCCTGCTGCTGGCAACCAGTCTGCCGCAATTCTTCACCGCCGGCTTCGCGTGGCCGCGCGAGGCCATTCCAGATGCCGCCACTGCGCTCGGCCGCCTGTTCCCGGCGGACTCCGCGATCGACGGCTTGGTGCGGATCAACCAGCTCGGCGCAAGCATCTGGGAGGTCTCGCATGACTGGGCCAGGCTGTGGTGCCTGGCCGTGGGCTACTTCGTGCTCGCCGTGCTCTCCGCACTGGTGTTCAAGAGGGGACAGCAACATGCCCAACGCTAG